The genomic window TGAAAAATATGAATACAAGACCTTTTATATGGTTATTACTTTCTGCATTTGAAAAGTAGAAAGATAAATATttataacagtgtgaagctggaggaacacagcaggccaggcagcatcagaggagcaggaaagttgacattttgggtcaggacccttcgttcagaaatgggaagggggaagggagctccgaaataaatagggagaggaggggtggggttggggaaggtaggtgggatggtgataagtgaatgCAGGGTGGCAGtcatggggattggtcagtgagttgggaggagcagataggttgggagagaagatggacagtttgtgtcaggcCATGTAGGCAGGCTGatagggagggttggtcatgggatgaggccggggttgggagatcttgaaactggtaaaatccatgtttaggccattgttTCAAGATTGTGACAGAACAGATCACTTTTTATAAAAAGATTCTCAGTTTGATTTTAGTCTGCAGTTTAGATCACAGAGCACATGCTTGTACATTGTTCGCCGCTACGGCCTGGAGTGTtgcaatataaaaacaaaattcacgTTTACATTTTTGAGACCAAATGTCTACCTTCAGTGAATTTCTATAAGGATATGTGAGCTGAAAATTTTAACGTTGCATGATATTATAGAAGTTGAAAATAATAGTCTAATTTGTTTTAGGTAAAtccagttttcttttttaaaaaacctttgaGAAAATTGTGACAGTGAACACAGTATTTTTGTGCTTTCTAAATACAGGTGTGGAGTCCTTACCTCCAACCAAATTGTGCTGGAGACCTAGAAGGAGCAGTGGAAGATGACACTCGCAATCTGTACACTCACGAAGAGTACATCAGCCTGGTCTTAAATAGTGGGAGTGGTCTGTCTCATGATTATGCCAACCAGTCAGTACAGGAAGATCCACGGATGATGGCTTTCTTCGACTCCCTCGTAAGGCGTGAGATTGAGGGTTGGAGCTCTGACTCGGACAGTGACCTGAATGAGAGTACAATTCTTCAGTTGCGCGCGGGGGCCAGTGAGCGTTCAGGATACAGTGATACTGAATCTTCCGCTTCATTGCCGCTGTCGCCCCAGCAGGGAGAGGACTCTGATGAGGCGACCTACACCCTGGACCGACAGAAGCTGCCAAATACTTATGCGGTCAAGGAAGACCTGCGGTCACGTCGGCAGCGGTTGTCCGCCCTCCGGCGCTACCAAGACGAGCGACTTCGGACTCTTTCGAATGACTCAGATTCCTCCGAGAACAACAGCCAGCAAGTAAATACTGACTCTGACGCGGACCCCGTGAAGAGGCCTCGATCGCCGAGCCCAGAGGCAAACGATTCCAGTAGTTCCAGCAGTAATGGTAGGCGTCGCGCATCCATGCGGCAAAGAAATGCTGCGAGAGCGAAGCAGAAGCTCCGTCGGGAGAAAAGGAGCACTTCACAACTTGAAAAGCTAAAGCGGTGTTGTGCTGCGGATCATAGTAACTGTTCCCAAGCACGCGATGGCGATAATTCGTCGGCTTCGTCCTCACCAGAAAGAAGCAGCACTGAGTTTGACAACAGGGGAAGAATATCTCCTTATTCAGACAGCGAGTCTGAGGTCAGAAAGGTTTATAAAGCCTACAGCAAAATCCAGAGCACCTTCAAGTCGCAGCTGAAAACAAAAGGAGACACGATGACATTTTTATCACTGGCAGATGTGCTGGACACAAGTGAGACAGGCAGTTCAGTAAACTCTTTAACACAAGAAAGCGATGCTGCAAGGAAAGGTCCGATCGCACCTCCTCATAGACTTAGAGAGGAAAGATGTTTCGACGAACACAATGGTGAAAGCACCAGCTCAGCAGAGATCACACACGTACAGGCAAAGAGCAAGCACTCGGTTTCGCTTGGTCATGAATGCAATAGTCTAACACCTGTAAAGGAAGTGACATCTGGAGAACAGGTTCATGTTGTTGAAGATGCCCCCGGTGGTTGTGCTGAGCATTGTTATGAGGCCAAAAAGGTTAATGGCAAATCAGTCTGTGTAGAAAGCAACAGTAACCTCACTAACCAGTGTCACGCATTTGGCAGCCAGGCACAAGAGCTGTGTGGTCACACGCAGGTGCTGGATAGCCAGATAGCCAGAGAAGAATCTGGTCAGGAATTTACTAAATCCACATTGTCTCCAGAAATTCATTTAGCTGGAGCAAGAAGTAATTCTGACCACGTTGATAAATCTAAAGCCAGGACTTGTGATGTGGAAGATAGGTGTTCAGAGACTTCCTGCAATAATGGCCTTTTTGATAGGCAGTGTGCAGGCCACTGTGAACAGGCTCACCCAGAGCAGACAGATTCCGCAGTGGCCTCCAAATCCGAAGCTTGTGGCTGTGTACAGATGGCTTCACTACACCACAAGGAAGACAGTTCCCAATCTGGGATAGGTGAGCATTATGAGTGTGCTAAAAAAATGATAGCACTGCAGAAAATTTTTGATTGTCGCCAAGGGACCCTGTCACCACCTGACACTGGCCAGCCTTCTGGAGGCTTAAAAAGATTGAGGAAAGAGCTGGATCCGGACTACTCACCAGCTGAGAAGAAGCAGAAGACGTGATATGATTTGCACTTACCCTATACCAGTGCCTCAGAATGTCACTGATGAAAGCATTTAACTGGAACTCCACAAGACACTGGCCTGTAAAACAGTGAGAGGTTTTGTTAGCAATTATGTAAATAAGTCAATTTGTTGAAGAAATGCTAATACAGAAATTTGTAGAAGTGTATGATAATGGTATATAAAATACAAATTATTTGGAGTGATTCTAATTTTGGATTCAGATATCCAATTTGTCTTAGAAGGTTTGTACTTCTTCTGTTTAAGTATTCATTATACCAACCAAGGGTTTATGGTACATTTGGCATCTCAGATTGGACAGATCATTATACAGCTTCCCCTCCTATCAACTTGGTAAAGATGAGCAAATTTATATATGGTCCAAGTATTCGAGCCCATGGAATAATAATTAAACAGATGAAGACTTTTTGAAATCTAACACTTTATAGTTCTTGAGGTTTTTCTTTGGTCTTATTTTAAATGGCCACGTTATATGCCAGCCTTTTATTCATGTGAGGAGTCGACAGTTTGCTTCTTAAGGAAAATGTTCAAAAAGTTGGTTATGTATGTGGAACGCAGTGATCTGTTGGTGAAGAGAGTTCGACTTAAGCAGCGGTCAGGAATAAAGTTTTTGTGTTTTGCGTTTAATTTCTTAATGAGAATTATTTGAAGCACAACATTTCTGCACAATAGGTACATGGTCAGCTGTCCCTTTCCTTAACAGACAACAGAAATAAACATGAACATTAAAATTACTTTTGTGTCTTGCAGCCTTCCTGCGTCACCCCATTCAGTTCATTCACCTAAAAAGGCAATGTAACATTTCCCAGCTGCAGTTAGATCTTTGAGTATAAATTTGATTCAGAAACCTCATGGAGTTTTTTTTACTGTGGTTTTTATTTGGCAAGAGAAAAGAAGTAAGGTGGTTAACCCTTGCTCATTGTATTATTGTTGAGTCGAGAGCCAGTATAGGTTGAATAATGAACCCTCCAAAACTCCTCTGAATTGGCAAGATGCTCAGTCCTGAAGGTTTGTCTGCCAGTCATCTTGGACATTCATGTAAACGTCGATTGGCCTGCAATTGCTTAAAGCAAGATTGAAATAACTATTTTGTCATGGACTGCATTAGTTAGCTGAAGATAATTTTGATCTCCCAGACAAAGCTACGAATGCAGTCGTAATGATACCAATGTTGCAACTGTCCTTCATGATTGAGTAGCCATTGGtcatttctgcatcctttcatTTCAGCCCAAATGTGGTGGAAGCCTCAAATGGGGGCTTGGACAGTTAACTCAGTTCTGAAATTGGAATACTTTATTAAACAGAAAGTCTTGTTAAATTAGCAATTCCTTTTGAAGGTGGTATCAGAACAACTggtgtgaataataatgtggtAGGCAATTCTTGTTAAGATGCACCTCTTGGAAGGTATCCAGTGTTCAGTGTATGCAGTATTTGCATGGTGCTAATTTGCTTGAGCATGAATATCCCTTATGTGACTTAAAAAGGAGGAAAAATTGTCAATATTCTAGTTAACTCTAGaagaacatcagcttttatgtAGTCTTTATGATGACATCCAGATGCACTTCACAAGAGCAATAACAAAGCAAAATTGGACACCAAAGACACACAAATATATCTGGGCGGgtcaccaaaagcttgatcaaagaatTAGGTTTTAAGGAGCCTCttaaaaaggaaaaacagaaGTGGAGAGGGATCTGTAGGGCCCAGACAGTTTGAGGCACGCTACTAAAACCaggatgctcaagaggccaggATTAATGGATATCCTGGAAGAGGCAATGACAATTGGGAGGAATGAGGCAACAGAATATTTTAAGACGAGGTGGACAATTTTAAAAGCAAGGTGTTCACTAACGAGCCAGTGTAGGTCAACAAGGACGGAGGTGCTAAGACGCAAAATTTGAAGTGAGCCAGGATATGTAGCAGTTGTGGCTGAGCTCAAGTATATGTTAAAATGTAGGAAACCAGCTGGTTGTGCAGTAGAATAATCCTCTTGGCACTGAAAGGTTATTTTGGGTAATTACATACGTGAATGAGGGTCTCAGAAGCTGATGAGCTAAAGTATGACCAAAATTGTTTGATGTCACTGAGGTGGAAATACAGTCTTAATGATGGCCCTGTTATGTGTTGAGAAGCTTATGAGGTTCATGATGCTAAGGCTGCAAAGAGAAACACTTCATTTCAAACTGCCATTGGGGAGAGAGAAGCAGTTGATAactggggaattgaaaacaatggctcaatttttgcatttttgaaaaatttctgctcatccgGTACTAGACGTTGGATAAGTAAACTGGTTATTTTTGCAACAGAGGAGGAATTGATAAAACTAATCTTGAGGCAGAGCTGGGTATTGTCAGAATGCAGTGAAAACCACTTTTTAATGTTGTCAAAGTGTGGTATGTAAATGAGTAATGGGAAGTAGAGCCAAGGCTACATAACTGGGGGACAAAAGAGGTAAAAATAATGATGGGCTGCGATTATCTGGTTATGCTTAGACAAGAATTGTCCATGTGAATGTTGACCCATTAATCTGGATGATCGTGAGGGGGACAACGTGTAAACTGTGTCAAAAACTGCTGGCAGGTCAAGAAAGATAAAAAATACCTTAGTTACTACCGTATCGAATGATGTCTTTAGACTGATACAAGTCTTTGATTTTGGTACTACAGCAGGGGCGGAAACCTGGTTGGAGAGTTTCAAAAATGGAGTTGCAGGAAAGATGAAAATGGTTTTGGTCGACAAATACAAGTTCAAAAGGCTTCAGTGATGGAACACTTATTGAAAGAGATGAAGCTGGAGGAGATGTAAAATATGCATTTAAACATATTGCTTGCTGTAGAGAATAAAAGCCAAGATTAATCCAAGGTGATCCGATAATagtgagaaactcaacaggatacaaaatgacAATGTATACTGCAATAAGCTTGAGGTATGTGTATGAAGACTTAGAACACTAGAAAAATGGAGCTATTTCTGTAATGAAATTTGGTGTTTTAAGGACATTCTTGAATCTTCTGGTATTGTTCGATTTAAATATGTATGAAGTCATGTATACAGATTTGAAACAAATTTTAGTTCTCATTTCTTTGCTGTTACTAGCATTACAGTCTCTTGGCACTGAAACAAGTATGGGTTATTTTGGGTAATTACACAATGTCATTTTTGCATAAATGCTGTTCAGCACTGAACAATGAGAATTAATTATGTTTCATCTCAAAATACCAAGTTATGTTGGCTTTTTGTCTTTTAGAAAAACATTTGAGCTATAATTCAGCTCCTAATGGATGCATAAAGACTTCTTCC from Stegostoma tigrinum isolate sSteTig4 chromosome 10, sSteTig4.hap1, whole genome shotgun sequence includes these protein-coding regions:
- the dcaf5 gene encoding DDB1- and CUL4-associated factor 5 — translated: MLASGSDGLSAAAERPPVSDGTDDDDDDDEGEERRPRLSAAPGAGALVADTMKEPAGPESLLRFLGRRALSGDRFLKEAFQRLRLSSCRNLFKKDLLGHFGCVNAIEFSGGAGELLVSGGDDRRVLLWHVDKAIHSKAKPVQLKGEHLSNIFCLAFDSTNTHLFSGGNDEQVIVHDVESTEIVSVFPHDDAVYGLSVSPVNDNVFASSSDDGRVLIWDVRDSHGEPFCLANYPSAFHSVMFNPVEPRLLATANSKEGVGLWDIRKPRSSLLRYGGKLPMQSAMSVRFNSSGTQLLALRRRLPPVLYDIHSPQSVFEFDNQGYFNSCTMKSCCFAGDRDQFVLSGSDDFNLYMWRIPSSLETGGPARIVNGAFMVLKGHRSIVNQVRFNPHSYMICSSGVEKVIKVWSPYLQPNCAGDLEGAVEDDTRNLYTHEEYISLVLNSGSGLSHDYANQSVQEDPRMMAFFDSLVRREIEGWSSDSDSDLNESTILQLRAGASERSGYSDTESSASLPLSPQQGEDSDEATYTLDRQKLPNTYAVKEDLRSRRQRLSALRRYQDERLRTLSNDSDSSENNSQQVNTDSDADPVKRPRSPSPEANDSSSSSSNGRRRASMRQRNAARAKQKLRREKRSTSQLEKLKRCCAADHSNCSQARDGDNSSASSSPERSSTEFDNRGRISPYSDSESEVRKVYKAYSKIQSTFKSQLKTKGDTMTFLSLADVLDTSETGSSVNSLTQESDAARKGPIAPPHRLREERCFDEHNGESTSSAEITHVQAKSKHSVSLGHECNSLTPVKEVTSGEQVHVVEDAPGGCAEHCYEAKKVNGKSVCVESNSNLTNQCHAFGSQAQELCGHTQVLDSQIAREESGQEFTKSTLSPEIHLAGARSNSDHVDKSKARTCDVEDRCSETSCNNGLFDRQCAGHCEQAHPEQTDSAVASKSEACGCVQMASLHHKEDSSQSGIGEHYECAKKMIALQKIFDCRQGTLSPPDTGQPSGGLKRLRKELDPDYSPAEKKQKT